A genomic stretch from Leptospira johnsonii includes:
- a CDS encoding enoyl-CoA hydratase-related protein — MITKVHEVTGGKIFQITMNRPDVHNAVNKEMADLFVEAWKTFQKDPELTVAVLHGAGDKAFCSGADLSGLDKMANLYLNKEEREEYAKNDRGPLGGSRIVQKKPVITISHGYTYAGGLELFCHGHIRIAEPQAIFSVACRRWGVPLVDGGTVYLPRLLGWGSALPMILTGQRIRAERAYQLGLVWELAKKGKGLERAFSYATQLCRQPRDAMFADLNSALEGWNLPLQEALSVEARNTFPVMESKSTKEGVKRFLDGDRFWFR; from the coding sequence TTGATTACAAAAGTTCACGAAGTAACAGGCGGTAAAATTTTCCAGATCACGATGAATCGTCCGGACGTTCATAACGCAGTGAATAAAGAGATGGCGGATCTATTTGTGGAAGCATGGAAAACTTTCCAAAAAGATCCGGAACTTACCGTAGCTGTTTTGCATGGAGCAGGAGATAAGGCCTTTTGTTCCGGAGCAGACCTTTCCGGTTTAGATAAAATGGCAAATCTGTATCTAAACAAAGAAGAAAGAGAAGAATATGCTAAGAATGATCGAGGCCCTTTAGGTGGTTCGAGGATCGTCCAGAAAAAACCTGTGATCACTATATCCCACGGCTATACTTACGCAGGTGGTTTGGAATTATTTTGTCACGGTCATATTCGTATCGCGGAGCCTCAGGCAATATTCTCCGTAGCTTGTAGAAGATGGGGAGTTCCTCTTGTAGATGGTGGAACAGTGTATCTTCCTAGGTTGCTTGGTTGGGGATCTGCGTTACCGATGATTCTCACAGGACAAAGGATACGGGCGGAGAGAGCCTACCAACTGGGTTTAGTTTGGGAACTTGCGAAAAAAGGAAAGGGTTTAGAAAGAGCATTTTCTTATGCAACCCAACTTTGCAGACAACCTAGAGATGCAATGTTCGCGGACCTGAATTCGGCTTTAGAAGGTTGGAATCTACCTTTACAAGAAGCGCTGAGTGTAGAAGCCAGAAATACTTTTCCTGTAATGGAAAGCAAAAGTACCAAAGAAGGTGTAAAACGTTTCTTGGATGGGGACCGTTTTTGGTTTAGATGA